GCGGCGGCTCCAACCTGCTGGTTTCTGATGGCGAGGTAGACGTAGTCGCCGTTGTCCTGGACTTTGCCGCGGTGGACATGGATACCCAGACCGGTCTCGTGCGCGCCCAAGCCGGCGCGGTATGGGACGAGGTCGTGGCGGAATCCGTGGCGCAGTCCCTGGGCGGAATCGAGTGCCTGTCCGGCATTCCCGGCACGGTGGGCGCGGTGCCCGTGCAAAACGTGGGTGCCTATGGCGCCGAGATTTCTGAGGTCCTGACCCGCGTGCGCCTGTATAACCTGCGCACCGATGCCGATGAGTGGGTTCCCGTCTCCGATCTCGATCTGGCCTACCGCTACTCCAACCTGAAATTCACCGGCCGCGCGGTCGTGCTCGAGGTCGAATTGCAATTAACCACGGATGGGCTCTCTCGCCCCTTACGCTTTGGGCAGCTTACCGATAACCCCGGCGAGCGCCGCCCCGTCGCCCAAGTCCGCGAGGAGGTCCTCGCCCTGCGCCGCGGCAAGGGCATGGTGCTCGATGCCGCCGACCACGACACCTGGTCCGCCGGCTCCTTCTTCACCAACCCCGTGGTCGAATCCAGCGTCGCCGACGCCATCCAGGACAAGGTGCGCGCCACGCTTGGCGATGCCCCCGCCGACCGCATGCCCCGCCACCCCGTCGCCGCCGCACAGGGCGACACCTCCCCGCATGAGAAGCTCTCGGCCGCTTGGCTTATCGATAACGCCGGCTTTACAAAGGGCTACCCCGGCTCCGGCCCGGCAACGCTATCCACCAAGCACACCCTGGCGCTGACCAATCGCGGAAACGCGACCGCCGCCAATATCGTCGCCCTGGCCCGCACGATCCGCGATGGCGTCCGCGAGGCCTTCGGCGTCGAGCTCGTGCCCGAGCCCGTGTGGCTGGGCCTATCCATGGACGAGGACTAGGCCGCGCCTTTCGGCGCGACGGGGCCGCAGCCGCTGTGGCCGCGCGGGTTTTAGGCCTGCGCGGACATAAAAACGTCCAAAACAACCGCGTTCTTCTAAAATTTGCCCTCATTTTTGGCGAAACGCGGTTGTTTTGGACGTAAGTGTCGCTTGCAGGCAGCACTGGCAGCGCGGGCAGCACGGGCAGGCAGCGCAAAGCCGCCCCGGCGCTGCGGCCCGGCGCAGTCTTAGGCAGCCATGACCTCGAGCCACTCCGGCTTGGCGTCCAAGAACTTGCGGGCCGCATCCTTTGCGCCCTTCAAGCTGTGGTGCGCGCCCCAACCGCACTGCTCTTCGTTGGCGGCGGGAACCTCGGTGGCGGAAAGGATATCGTTCAGCGCACCCTCAACGGCGCGCAGCAATTCATTCTGCTCCATGCCGTTGGTGATGGCGTAGAAGCCGGTGCGGCAGCCCATGGGAGCAAAGCCGATGAGCTTATCGGTGTAGTTGCGCATAAAGTTGGCCATCATGTGCTCCACGGAGTGCAGTGCCTCCGTGTCCAAGTGCTCCTTATTGGGCTGGCAGAAGCGCAGGTCATACTTGATAATCTCCACGCCGCCGCCCAAATCGGTGCGGTCAGCCACGCGGATATAAGGCGCGCTGACGAGGCGGTGGTCGAGCTCGAAGGACTTGACGTTAATCTTTTCTTGGTTCTGTTCAGTCATACTCCCCAGCCTAATCGCTGCGAGTGTCACTTCACAGAATAGATTCTTAGGCCGCATACGCTGCGTAACTATGAGTGCCTTGGACGATGCCCCCGCAACCGGCAGCAAGCAAGCCCGGAAGCAGACTGCCCAGCAACAAAAGATCGTGCCAAGCACCGTTACCACCCTGGTCACCGTGGAAAGCCCCGCCGCCGATGTCGATCCGTGGGCGCGCGGCAACCGCCTGCGCAAGGACAGCTGGGGCCTGGTAATGCGACGCGTGTGGGCTGATTTCTTCCACGATGCCTTAATGGACCGCGCCGCCGCGATGACCTACCTCACCCTCATGGCCTTCGCGCCCACTGTCCTGGCGGCATATTCCATTGCCACGCTGGTCTTTTCTTCGCGCCGGGGAGAGGTGGAGGCACTGACTGCGCAGTTCATCGATACGTACGTGCCCCGTTCTATGGCGGAGGAAGCCGGCACCATTGTCAGCTCCATTATCGGTTCTACGCGGGAGGGCACGTTTGCACTGGTGGTCTCCGTCCTGATTTCACTCTTCGCCGCCTCGGCGTATGTGCGTGCCTTCTCGCGCACCGCCAATACTGTCTACGGCCGGGTGGAGGGACGCGGCACTATCCGCACATGGGCGTTGATGTGGGCCATTACCGTGGTCCTCGTCATTGGCGCGGTGGTGGTCCTGTGTGCCAATTTATTGCGCGATACCGTCGTGGACAGCGTCATCGAGCCTGTAGCACTCCGCCTAGGGCTGCATGGAACCGTGGACTTTTTCGGTGGCATTTTTATGCCGGTGTGGAATTGGCTGCGCTTTCCCATAACTGTCGTGGTGGCGCTGGCGCTTATTGCCGTGTGGTACCACTTTGCGCCGAACGTTCGGCCCAGCCGTTTTCGCTGGATCACCTTGGGCTCGGTGGTAGCGCTAGTGACGAACCTGGTGGTGTGGGGCGCATTTTCCCTCTACATCAAGTACCTGGCCGGGGTGAGCATTTACGGGGCATTCGGAACGGTCATGGCGGTATTTATGACCGTCTGGCTGTCCAATACGATGCTGATTTTGGGCATCAAGATCGATGCGGAGGTCCTGCGTGCCAAGGAGCTGCAACTTGGACTGCACGCAGAGCGCTATATTCAAGCCCCACCGCGCTCCGAATTCGCGGCGCAGCAGCAGGTGCGCGCGAAGAAGAAACTAGAAGAGCGCTCGGGGCGCATCTTTGCCGATGCCGCCCGCGGCGAGGAATAGCCCCGCACCGGGACGTAGCCCGCGCCGGGAATCCACCGCTGCTGAGGATTAGTGTGAGGACACTGCTGCCACCAAGATGTCCTGCACCTGGCGGCGGCGCAGCTTGCCCAGCTGATCGGTGGGCAATTCTTCTTGCACTACGAAATGGCGCGGGACCTTATAGCGGGCCAAAAGGCCGCGGCAGTGCTCGCGCAGCGCCTCCGCGTCGAAGGTGGCGCCGGGGTGGAGTACCAGGCAGGCGGCGACGTCCTCGGAACCATCGGCACGCGGGATGCCGGCAACCGCAGCTTGGCTTATCGCGGGGTGGCTAAGCAGGGCGTGTTCCACCTCGCTGGGAAAGACGTTAAAGCCACCGGTGATGATGACCTCTTTAATTCGGCCGACCAGCCGGAAATGGCCATCGGCCTCGCGCACACCCATATCGCCGGTGCGCAGCCAATCGCCGTGGAATGCCTCCCGCGTGGCGGCGGGATTGTCGAGGTAGCCTCCAAAAACCTGGGGTCCGCGGGCAAGAATCTCACCGGGCGTGCCATCGGGTTGGCTGCGGTCAAGGTCGTCGGGATCCCCGATGCGCAATTCGGTATCGGCAAGCGGCTTGCCGATGGTCCCCACGCGCCGCCCCTCACCAAGCGGGTTAATGGTCAGCACGGGGGAGGCCTCGGTAAGCCCGTAGCCCTCGACGAGCATGCCGCCGGTGCGGTCTTGCCAGGGCTCGATGATGCGCGCCGGCAGCGATGCAGCCCCGGAAATGGCGTAGCGCACCCCGCCCAGGTCCGCTGCTGCTTCGCCGGCCTGCTCGTACATGGCTCGCTCATAAATGGTGGGCACACCCGGCATCCAGGTCGGCCGGCGCTGTGCCAAGGCGTTGACCACGGCCGTGGGGCGCGGGGAGGGCAGCAGGATGATCTCGGCGGCGCAGCGCACCGCGAGCAAGACGCTCATGGTCAGTCCATAGGAGTGGAACATCGGCAGCGTGGCAAGGAAGCGCTCGTGGCCCGGGCGCAGATCGGCCTGGGCTTCCAATTGGATGCAATTGGCGGCGAGGTTGCCGTGCGTGAGCACCACGCCCTTGGGCTGGCCGGTGGTGCCGGAGGTGTAGAGGATGAGGGCGGCATCGGCAAGCGCGGCCTCGCGGTGGGGAACTGGGGCGCCGGAGAGGGGAAGGGGCGCCTCCAAAGACACGGGGATCACCGTGCTGGCCAGGCCATCGACCACGGCAGCGACCTGATCCCAGACCAGGGCGATGCGGGCGCCGTGGTGGGCAAAGAGCGGGGCGAGCTCGTGGGCGGTGTACTGAGGGTTATGTTCGACTACGACCGCGCCCAGGCGCAGCACCGCGAAAAAGGCAATGAGGTGCTGCGGGGAGTTGGGCAAGACCAGCGCTACCCGGTCGCCGGGGCGGATTCCCATCTCCCGCAGGGCGCCGGCGGCAGCGGCGATGCGGGTATCAAGCTCCGCGTAGCTCAGGGTCTCGCCACTGAAAAAGGTGGCGGGACGGTGGGGGAAGTTGGCTACGGCGGTGGCGAGGAAATCCGTCAGCGTGGCGTCGTACTTGAGGTCTGACATGGTGGTTAATACTAAGCCTTCTGCTTGAGGAGATCGAGCAGATCCTGTTGCACCATGCGTCGGCGGATCTTGCCCAGCTGGTCTGAAGCCAGCTCCTCAAAGTGGTAGAAGGTGCGCGGAATCTTGTAGCCGGTCAGGCGCTCGCGGCAGAAGGACTTCAGGCCCTCTGGGTCCAGGACGGCGCCATCGCGCAGGATGACGCAGGCGACGACGTCCTCCGAGCCATCCTTGCGCGGGCGGCCCACCACGGCGACCTCCTTGACGTCTGGGTGCTTGCGCACCACTTCTTCTACCTCGGCCGGGTAGACGTTAAAGCCGCCGGTGATGATGATTTCCTTGATGCGGCTGACCAGGCGGACCCAGCCATCCTCATCCATGATGGCCATGTCACCGGTGCGGAACCAGCCGTTGTGGAAGGACTCCGCGGTGGCCTTTTCATTATTGAAGTAGCCCTGGAAGATCTGCGGACCGCGGGCCAGCATCTCGCCCGGCTCGCCATCTGGCTGGGTTTCATCGAGGTTATCCGGGTTGCCAATGCGCACCTCAACATCGGGGAAGGGCAGGCCCACATAGCCCGGGCGTCGATTGCCGTTCATAGGATTGCCGATGAGCACGGGGGAGGTCTCCGTCATGCCGAATCCCTCGACGAGCCGGCCGCCGGTCATGGATTCCCAGCGCTCCATCACGTCAACCGGCAGGGTGGCGGCGCCGGAGAAGGCATTGCTGATGCCGGCGAGATCCACGCCCTTGTCCTCGGCGGCGTCCATGATCTTCTCGTACAGCGTGGGCACGCCCGGCAGCCAGGTGGGGGTGTGCTTTTTAATGATGTCCATGATGAGCGGCATCTGCGGGGACGGAATCAGGATGAGCTCGGCTCCGAAGTAGATGCTGAGCACGCACAGCGTGGTCATGCCGTAGGCGTGGAAGAGCGGCAAGGCAGCGAGGAAGCGCTGCTCGGTGGCGTCCATATTCGTCAGCCAGGCCTCGCCCTGCACGCAGTTGGCGATGAGATTGCCGTGCGATAGCAGCGCGCCCTTGGGCTTTCCGGTGGTGCCGGAGGTGTAGAGGATAAGCGCGATATCGTCCTGCGTAACCTGGGCAATCTCGAGGTCCTTGCCGTCGCCGCCGATGGCAGAACCGATAAGCGTGGACCAGGCCACGGTATTCGGGGCCGCACCGGTCAGCTGCTCGCGCTTGGCGGCCAGCGGTGGCAGGGGAATCCGCAGCGCGAGGCGCTTTAGTGGCGGCATCGCCTCGATCATATTGACGGACACGATGGTCTCTAGCGGGGTGGTGGCGCGCAGCTTATTCAGCGTCTGCGCCGTCTTATCCCAGGCGATGACCACGCGCGCGCCGTGGTCCTGGAACAGCCCCTCGAGCTCGTGGGCGGTGTAGAGGGGATTGTGCTCTACCGCGGTGGCTCCCAGCAGCTGGATGGCATAAAACGCCACCACGTGTTGGGGGCAGTTGGGCATGACGATGGCGACCCTATCGCCAGGCCGGATGCCAAAGGCCTTAAGGCCCGCGGCGGCTGCGCGCACCTGGGAGTCTAATTCCGCGTAGTTCTGCGTATTGCCGAAGAAGTAGGTAGCGGACTTATTCGCATTGATGCGGAGGTTATTGACGTAGTAGTCAACGATGGTTTTATCGCCGTAATCAAGCGTGGCGGGGGTCCAGTCACTGTAGTGCTTGACCCAGGCCCGGGATTCGTATGCGGACACGCGCTACCCTTTCGTTTGGTAAAGAAAAATATTACAAAGGGCGAGTATACCCAGAACGTGAGGAAATCCTCTAGTTTTCTTCGAGTGTCAGCAAAAAACGCTTGATATCCAGGCCGCCGGCATAGCCGCCGAGCGTTCCATCGCTGCGCAGCACACGGTGGCAGGGCCTAATGATGGGCAGGGGATTGGCGCCGCAGGCGGTGCCGACCGCCCGAGTAGCAGCGGGGCGCCCCACGGCGGCGGCGAGCTCGCCATAGCTTGAGACTTCTCCGTAGCCAATGGAGTCGAGCTGCGCATGAATTTGGGCGCGAAATTCCGTCGTTGGCGCCGGGTTGAGCGGCAGGTCAAACTCGCGGCGGCACCCAGCGAAATACTCCGCGAGCTGCTCCTGCGCCGCATCTAAGATGTCTGCACCGCGCTTGTCGGTGCCCCCATCGTCCCCGCCGCTCACCTCGCCGCGAACCTTATTGGTTTCGCGGTGTCCCTTGCTTTCCTCGTTGCGGTCCTTGCTGGTTCCGTCGCGACCCAACTGGATCGCGACGAAGTCGACGCGGGACAGTCCGTCTGCGTCTGCGGTGAGCAGCAGCGGGCCGATGGGGGTATCGATGGTGCGCAGCATGGTGGTTGTGAACTCTAGGTGTTTTAGGAGTTCTTCTCTGCTTCGAGGCGGTTGATGAGGTCTTCTTGTACCTCACGGCGGCGGATCTTGCCCATTTGGTCCTTGGCCAGTTCCTCAAAGTGGTAGAAGGTGCGCGGGACCTTGTAGCGGGTCAGGCGCTCGCGGCAGTAGTCCTTGAGGCCTTCGGGGTCGAGAGCGGCGCCATCGGCAAGATCGAGGCAGGCCACGACGTCTTCGGAGCCGTCCTCGCGCGGGCGGCCCACCACGGCGGCGTCGTCGACGCTGGGGTGCTCGCGCAGGATTTCTTCGACCTCGCCCGGGTAGACGTTGAAGCCGCCGGTGATGATGATTTCCTTGATGCGGCTGACCAGGCGGATGAAGCCGTCTTCTTCCATGATGCCCATATCACCGGTGCGGAACCAGTCGCCGTGGAAGGCGGCATCGGTGGCTTCCTGGTTATTGAGGTAGCCCTTGAAAATCTGCGGGCCGCGGGCCAGCACTTCGCCCTCAACGCCGTCCGGCTGGGTTTCATCCAGGTTATCGGGGTTGGCGATGCGCACCTCGGTATCCGGGAAGGGAATGCCCACGTAGCCGGGGCGGCGGTCGGTGCTCATGGGGTTGCCCACGATAATGGGCGAGCATTCGGTGAGGCCGTAGCCTTCCACGAGCAGGCCGCCGGTGGCGTGCTCCCACTTATTGACGGTCTCAGAAGGCAGGGTGGATGCACCGGAGAAGGCCGCGCGCACGCCCTTGATGGGAACCTCTTGTTCCTCGGCTGCCTTGACGATGCGCTCGTACAAGGTAGGAACGCCCGGGACCCAGGTCGGGGTGTGCTTCTTCATCAACTGCATGATGAGCGGGATCTGCGGCACGGGGAGAATAACCAATTCGCCGCCGATGAGCTGGGCCAAGGTGACGTTCATGGTCAGGCCGTACGCGTGGAAGAAGGGGAGGGCGGCGAGCATGCGCTCTGGCTTATCCCCCAGGCCCGGGACCCATGCCTTGCCCTGGAGCAGGTTGGATACGAGGTTGCCGTGCGAAAGCATCGCGCCCTTGGGCGCACCGGTCGTACCGGAGGTGTACATCACCAGCGCGACGGTGTCCTTATCAATGTCCTCCGGCGTCTTAATATCGCTGCCGTTGCCACCGATGGCATCGCCAATCAGCGCCTCCCACGGCACGGTATTCGGCGCTGGGGCGGAAAGCTGCTCGCGCTTGGCCTTGAGCGGGGGAAGCGGCAGGCGCAGTGCGGCGCGCTGCAGGGTGGGCATGGCGTTGATCATGTTGATGGACACGACCGTTTCCAGGTTGGTGGTAGCCCGCAGCTTCTCCAGGGTGGGGGCGGCCTTGTCCCAGGCGATGGCGATGCGCGCGCCGTGATCCTGGAAAAGCCCCTCCAGCTCGTGGGCGGTATAAAGCGGGTTGTGCAGAACAACCTGGGCACCGAGCTTCAAGATGGCATAAAAGGCCGCGATGTACTGCGGGCTATTGGGGGCAACGATGGCTACGCGGTCACCGGGGCGCACGCCGAAGGCCTTAAGGCCGGCAGCGGCGGCGCGCACTTGGCGGTCCAGCTCGGAATAGTTTTGGGTGCGTCCAAAGAAATACGTGGCTGACTTATCACCATTGACCTCGAGGTTGTTGTCATACAGGTCCAACAGGGTGGTGGTGCCATAGTCGAGGCTATGCGGCGTCCACTCCGGGTAATACTGGAGCCATGCCTTTGATTCATAAGCGGACAATGCGTGACCTTTCGGTAGCGTAGGTTGTTGGCAGGGGCCAGTATAGCGCCGCTAAGATGGGACAACATGCGCATCGCCATGATTTCTATGCATACCTCCCCCATTGAGCAGCCTGGCTCCGGGGATGCCGGCGGAATGAACGTCTACGTTTTAAATATTGCCTGCCAATTAGCCCAGCTTGGCGTCGAGGTAGATGTCTATACCCGCGCGACCCGCCCCAGCCACAAAGAAATCGTGGACGTGGCCCCCAACCTGCGGGTGATCAACATCGTGGCAGGCCCCTTTGAGGGGCTAGAAAAGGAAGATTTGCCCACCCAGCTCGCGGCCTTTTCCGGCGGCGTGGTGCAATTTGCCAAGTGGCAGGGCAAAAAATATGACCTTATTCATTCCCACTACTGGCTGTCCGGCCAAGTGGGGTGGCTGCTGCGCGATCTTTGGGGCATTCCGCTGGTCCACACCGCCCATACGTTGGCCGCGGTGAAAAACGCTTACCGCACCGCCGAGGACACCGTGGAATCAGAGGCGCGACGCATCTGCGAGCAGCAATTGGTGGATAATGCCGATCTCCTGGTGGTCAATACCGATCAGGAAGCCCGCGACTTGGCGGAGCATTACGATGCCGAGCGCGACATCATCCGCGTGGTCTCCCCGGGTGCCGACGTGGGCCTTTTCACCCCTGGCACCGACCGCAATACGGAGCGCTCCCGCCGCGAGCTGGGCATCCCGCTGCACACCAAGGTCATCGCCTTTGTGGGGAGGCTACAGAAATTCAAGGGGCCCGAAGTTCTTATCCGCACCGCCGCCGAGCTGTGCCACCGCGAGCCCACCCGCGATTTTCGGGTGCTGATCTGCGGCGGGCCATCGGGAGCCAATGCCTCGCCGGAGGCGTATAGGGAATTGGCGCGGGAGTTGGGCGTGCAAAAGCGCGTGCGCTTTTTAGGACCCCGCCCGCCCGAGGAGCTGGTGGGAGTGTACCGCGCCGCGGATATCGTGGCGGTGCCCAGCTACAACGAATCCTTTGGCCTGGTGGCGCTCGAGGCACAGGCCTCTGGCACGCCGGTCGTCGCCGCGGCCGTGGGTGGGCTGCCCATCGCCGTCGTCGATGGTGAGACCGGGCTGCTCGTGCCGTCCCACGATCCGAAGGAGTGGGCGGATTCCCTGACCCAGCTGCTGGACGATGACCCCCGGCGCATCGCCATGGGCGAGGCCGCCGTCGCGCATGCCGTGCGCTTTAGCTGGACCAACACTGCCCGCGAGCTGACGGAGATTTATGCCGAAGCCCAGCAGATTCCGGTGCCTGACTGCCACCAACGCCGCGCGATGGGAGACTAGCCTCACTGACGCGCCGGGCGGTTTCGTGGCATGCTGGAGGCATGACTAACGGAAAACTGATTCTTCTTCGCCACGGCCAATCCACCTGGAATGAATCCAACCAATTTACCGGTTGGGTCGATGTTGATCTGACAGAAAAGGGTGAGGCAGAGGCCAAGCGTGGCGGCGAGCTGCTCGCGCAAGAGGGCATCCTGCCCAACGTTCTGTACACCTCCTTGCTGCGCCGCGCCATCCGCACCGCCAATATCGCGCTGGATGCGGCCGACCGCCACTGGATCCCGGTCATCCGTGACTGGCGCCTTAACGAGCGTCACTACGGTGCGTTGCAGGGCCTGAACAAGGCCGAGACCAAGGAAGAATACGGCGAGGACCAGTTCATGGCATGGCGCCGTTCCTATGACACGCGCCCGCCCGAGCTTGCCGATGACGCCGAGTACTCCCAGGCCAACGACCCCCGCTACGCGGACTTGGACAAGGTCCCACAGACGGAGTGCCTGAAGGACGTTGTCGAGCGCTTCGTGCCCTACTTCGAGGAAGAGATTCTGCCGCGGGCTAAGAAGGGCGAATCCGTCATGATCGCAGCGCACGGCAACTCCCTGCGCGCGTTGGTCAAGCACCTCGATGGTATTTCCGATGATGACATCGCCGGGCTGAATATCCCGACCGGCATCCCGCTGGTGTACGAGATTGCGGAGGATGGCTCCGTGGTCAACGAGGGCGGCACCTACCTGGATCCAGAGGCCGCCGAGGCCGGGGCCGCTGCCGTCGCCGCGCAGGGTGGCAAGTAACCCACTACTGCATATAAGTCCCCGGGGAGGTGCTCCCTGGGGACTTTCTAATGGTTAGGCTTAATGACGTGGAATTAATTTTTGTCTTTCTCGCGGGCGTGGTTGCCTGCGCGGTGGTGCTGCCGTTAATTTCGCGGGTGCGCGAGCGCATGGTACGCCGCCAGCGCGCCAGCGATGCCCAGGCAAACCAGGTCACCACCGTGAGCCAAGGCCTGCATCTTGCGGTCCAAGGCTCGCCCACGGCGCTGACGGTGCTCGATAGGAACCAGGAAATCATCCTGTCCAATCCAGCGGCGCACGAGATGTCCGTGGTCCACGATCGCGCCGTCAACCCAGAGATCTGGAAGACCGCAGAGCAGGTCTTCGAGGATAAGGAAACCCGCACCGTGGACTTGGCCATCCCCAAGCGCCGCACCGGGCACCGCGTCACACAGGTCAAGGCCGTCATCAAGCCGCTGACGCTTAACGATGGCCGCTTCATCATCATCTACGGCACCGATGAGAGCGAAAACGTGCGCATGGAATCCGCGCGCCGTGACTTCGTGGCCAACGTCTCTCATGAGCTGAAAACCCCGGTGGGTGGCATCGCGCTGCTTGCCGAGGCCCTCCTCCAAGACCCCGAGGACCCGGAGCATGTGAAGTACTTCGGTACCAAGGTACAAAAAGAGGCCAACCGCATGGCGGATATGGTCAGCGAGCTCATTTCGCTCTCCAAGCTGCAGGGCGCCGAGGCACTGCCGGAGATGGAACCGCTTTTCGTGGACGATCTCATCGACGAGGCGATTTCGCGCAATCAGCTCGCCGCAGACGCGCGCTCCATCAGGCTGACCCAAGGTCCCTCCGAGGACGTGCAGGTCATGGGTGACCGCTCCCTCTTGGTAACCGCGCTGTCCAACCTCATTTCCAACGCGATCAATTATTCGCCAGAGGAATTGCCGGTCTCCGTCTCACAGAAGGTGGTGGGGGATGACGTCGTGCTGATCCGGGTAACGGACCGCGGCATCGGCATCCCGCCGGAGCATCAAAAGCGCGTCTTCGAGCGCTTTTTCCGCGTTGACCAAGCCCGGTCGCGGCAGACGGGAGGCACTGGCCTAGGATTAGCAATTGTCAAACACGTGGTGGCCAACCACGGGGGCAATATCAAGCTGTGGTCGCGGCCTGGCACGGGCTCTACTTTCACCATCGAGTTGCCCATATATAAGGAAGAGAAGCCAGCGCACGAGGCTGACTTGCAGGATAATGAAGACAGGGATTCCGTCGATGCGGCGGCTCCTGGGCT
The window above is part of the Corynebacterium accolens genome. Proteins encoded here:
- a CDS encoding sensor histidine kinase, which codes for MELIFVFLAGVVACAVVLPLISRVRERMVRRQRASDAQANQVTTVSQGLHLAVQGSPTALTVLDRNQEIILSNPAAHEMSVVHDRAVNPEIWKTAEQVFEDKETRTVDLAIPKRRTGHRVTQVKAVIKPLTLNDGRFIIIYGTDESENVRMESARRDFVANVSHELKTPVGGIALLAEALLQDPEDPEHVKYFGTKVQKEANRMADMVSELISLSKLQGAEALPEMEPLFVDDLIDEAISRNQLAADARSIRLTQGPSEDVQVMGDRSLLVTALSNLISNAINYSPEELPVSVSQKVVGDDVVLIRVTDRGIGIPPEHQKRVFERFFRVDQARSRQTGGTGLGLAIVKHVVANHGGNIKLWSRPGTGSTFTIELPIYKEEKPAHEADLQDNEDRDSVDAAAPGLQRAVARVAARRKDKAQ